From Paenarthrobacter sp. A20:
CCAACAATCAAGGTGATCAGCGCGGGCAGGCAGTGTCCGCGCTTCGGCTCCGAGCTAAAGAGGGAAATTGATACGACTGGGAATCATTGGCGCCGGTGCCGTGGCACACTTCCACGCCGAATCCGCTGGACGGATCAGCAACGTCCAACTGGCTGCAGTCTGCGACCTTCAAAGGGAACCGGCGGAAAGAGTTGCATCACCGTGGGGCGCCCAGGTCTATACCGACTATGTGGCGATGTTCGGCGAGGCTGGACTGGACGCAGTGATCATCAATACCCCGCATGCGCTGCATTTGGACATGGTGCTGGCCGCAGCCGAACACGGATTGCACGTCCTGGTGGAAAAACCCATGGCCACCACCGTGACCGACTGCGATCGCATGATCCAGGCCTGCCGCGACGCCGGAGTGTCCTTGGTCATCGGACAGATCCAGCATTTCCTGCCGGAGAAGCTGGCGGCCGAGGACGTGCTGGCTGGGGGCGAACTGGGCCAGGTCCGGATGATCCGCGACTACAGGACCACCGACTACCGCCCCGGCACCCGTCCGGAATGGTTCTTCAGCGAGGCCATGGCCGGCGGCGGGGCGCTGATGAACATCGGCGGCCATTGCCTTGACCGTTCCATCTGGTTCGGTGGGGCACCTGTCGAATCCCTCAATGCCTCCACTCTCAAACGCTTCGGTGTTCCGGTGGAAACGGACGGCGCCATCTCCCTGACGCTCCGCAATGGTGTCCATGTCAACGTCGTGGTTGTTTCCGACGCCACCCAGCGAATGGATGAGGTCCTCATCGTGTGCGAGCACGGCACAATTTCCTGCAGCCCGCACAGCGGAACGTTGGTCCGCAGCAACGGCACCACCCGCACCGTGTGGGAACCGCGGCCGCAGGATATCCAGGAGGGCTTCTTCCTGCAGTTGCAAGACTTCATCAGGGTGCTCGACGGCGGAACACCGAAAGTCAGCGTCGAACACGCCCGCCACATCGTGGAGGTGGTCCTGGCGTCCTACGCGGCCGCCGAGTCCGGTACCCCCTTGGTCATCAATGAGTCCGGCGACGCCACGAATGCCAAGAGGAT
This genomic window contains:
- a CDS encoding Gfo/Idh/MocA family protein; this encodes MIRLGIIGAGAVAHFHAESAGRISNVQLAAVCDLQREPAERVASPWGAQVYTDYVAMFGEAGLDAVIINTPHALHLDMVLAAAEHGLHVLVEKPMATTVTDCDRMIQACRDAGVSLVIGQIQHFLPEKLAAEDVLAGGELGQVRMIRDYRTTDYRPGTRPEWFFSEAMAGGGALMNIGGHCLDRSIWFGGAPVESLNASTLKRFGVPVETDGAISLTLRNGVHVNVVVVSDATQRMDEVLIVCEHGTISCSPHSGTLVRSNGTTRTVWEPRPQDIQEGFFLQLQDFIRVLDGGTPKVSVEHARHIVEVVLASYAAAESGTPLVINESGDATNAKRILSEVP